In Zingiber officinale cultivar Zhangliang chromosome 11B, Zo_v1.1, whole genome shotgun sequence, a single window of DNA contains:
- the LOC122034394 gene encoding 7-dehydrocholesterol reductase-like, with the protein MGEAKTVHSLFVTCTFMISIFTLCPPFVILLWYTMVHADGSVLQTFEYVEKHGLQRLKDICPAPSPIAWKIIACFGAFEAILQLALPGKRVEGPISSAGNVPVYKANGLLAYAVTLVTYISLWWFEIFNPAIVYDHLGEIYSALIMGSLVFCILLYLKGHLAPSSSDSGSSGNFIIDFYWGMELYPRIGKNFDIKVFTNCRFGMMSCAVLAITYCIKQYEMNGGVSDSMLVNTVLMLVYITKFFWWEAGYWCTMDIAHDRAGFYICWGCLVWVPSIYTSPGMYLVNHPVHLGTQLALLILASGLLCIYVNYDCDRQKQVFRRTNGKCLIWGKAPSKIVASYKTEKGETKTSLLLSSGWWGLSRHFHYVPEILAAFFWSVPALFNHFLPYFYVIFLTMLLLDRATRDDDRCSTKYGKYWKTYCNKVRHRVVPGIY; encoded by the exons ATGGGGGAAGCGAAGACGGTGCACTCCCTTTTTGTCACTTGCACTTTCATGATCTCGATTTTCACGCTATGTCCTCCCTTCGTCATCCTGCT ATGGTATACAATGGTTCATGCCGATGGCTCAGTCCTGCAAACCTTTGAATATGTTGAGAAACATGGACTGCAGCGTCTCAAGGATATCTGCCCTGCACCTTCCCCCATTGCATGGAAAATAATTGCTTGTTTTGGTGCTTTTGAAGCCATACTCCAGCTTGCGCTTCCTGGGAAGAGGGTTGAAGGTCCTATATCTTCTGCTGGGAATGTACCTGTCTACAAG GCAAATGGCCTACTAGCTTATGCTGTAACATTAGTAACTTATATCAGCCTTTGGTG GTTTGAAATCTTCAACCCTGCAATTGTGTATGATCACCTGGGAGAAATTTATTCAGCACTTATTATGGGAAGCTTAGTGTTCTGCATTTTGTTATACCTGAAA GGTCAtttggcaccatcttcttctgactctggttcatcAGGAAATtttataattgatttttattGG GGCATGGAACTATATCCTCGTATCGGTAAGAACTTTGATATCAAGGTTTTTACAAACTGCCGATTTGGTATGATGTCCTGCGCTGTTCTTGCTATCACATATTGCATCAAACAG TATGAAATGAATGGAGGAGTATCCGATTCCATGCTGGTGAATACTGTGTTGATGCTTGTCTATATCACTAAATTCTTCTGGTGGGAAGCTGGGTACTGGTGCACTATGGATATAGCACATGATAGAG CTGGATTCTACATCTGTTGGGGATGCTTGGTATGGGTTCCCTCAATCTATACTTCTCCAGGGATGTACCTTGTTAATCATCCTGTTCATCTTGGTACTCAA CTTGCACTTCTCATACTTGCATCGGGACTTCTTTGCATCTATGTTAATTACGATTGTGATAGACAAAAGCAAGTGTTCCGCAGAACCAATGGGAAGTGTTTGATTTGGGGGAAAGCTCCATCAAAG ATAGTTGCTTCCTATAAGACTGAGAAAGGCGAGACGAAAACTAGCCTTCTCCTGTCTTCTGGATG GTGGGGTCTATCTCGTCACTTTCATTATGTGCCCGAGATATTAGCTGCATTCTTTTGGAGTGTGCCAGCACTTTTTAACCAT TTCCTACCTTATTTCTATGTGATATTTCTCACCATGCTGCTCTTGGATCGTGCAACAAGGGATGATGATCGATGTTCGACCAA GTATGGAAAATACTGGAAGACGTACTGCAACAAGGTGCGACATAGGGTCGTACCCGGGATCTATTAG
- the LOC122034104 gene encoding uncharacterized protein LOC122034104, whose translation MGCKRRRRAFNCVRVIHMNGYFEDYEPPVTVGEVTGKPPAHVLLSSAHLLAFGSNPLRPDDRLESGRLYFLIPHSIFQSETSPLDLASLMTRLSGAARRGGAGAAPPSSPRRSEGQWCRERQMTARGTWKPELDPIEERSFGRSLRRDSMNSSMRSILTAETS comes from the coding sequence ATGGGTTGTAAGCGGCGGCGGAGGGCGTTCAATTGCGTGAGGGTGATTCACATGAACGGCTACTTCGAGGACTACGAGCCCCCGGTCACCGTCGGCGAGGTCACCGGGAAGCCTCCGGCCCACGTCCTGCTTTCCTCCGCCCACCTCCTTGCCTTCGGCTCCAACCCGCTCAGGCCCGACGACCGGCTCGAGTCCGGCCGGCTCTACTTCCTCATCCCGCACTCCATCTTTCAGTCGGAGACCTCCCCGCTGGACCTCGCCAGCCTGATGACACGGCTCAGCGGCGCGGCCAGGAGGGGCGGCGCGGGCGCTGCGCCGCCCTCGTCGCCTAGACGGAGCGAGGGGCAGTGGTGCAGGGAGAGGCAGATGACGGCGCGAGGGACGTGGAAGCCGGAGCTCGACCCGATCGAGGAGAGGTCCTTCGGCCGCTCCCTCCGGAGGGACTCCATGAACAGCAGCATGCGCTCGATCTTGACTGCGGAAACGAGTTGA